DNA from Thermomicrobium roseum DSM 5159:
GCCAAAAGCTCGCGGCGGCGGAGGAGCGCCTTGACGCGCGCGAGGAGTTCGCGCATCGAGAAGGGTTTGGTGAGGTAGTCGTCGGCGCCCAGCTCCAGCCCGAGCACGCGATCGACCTCGGTATCGCGGGCCGTCAGGATGAGGATCGGCACAGTGCTCTGCTCGCGCAGTTGGCGGCAGACCTGGAAGCCGTCGAGACCAGGCAGCATGATGTCCAGAATGACCAGGTCGGGGCGGGCGAACGCTGCCTGCTCGAGCGCGGCCTCGCCAGCGTCGGCCACGATGACCGAATAGCCCTCCCGCTCGAGGTTGTAGCGGATCGTCGCTTGCAGTGTGTCGTCGTCTTCGACGAGCAAGATCGTGGGCACGACCCCCTCCTGATCGAGAAGTGTACCAGGGATCGGACAGTATCCGGCATCGACGTGGCGACTGGGGAGCTGGTAGGATTCGGCACACGTTCGGGAGGCGCGGGGTGGACGAGCGCGCAGCCTGGCTCGGCTTCCATGCGGTCGACGGGATCAGTCTCCGACAATTGGAGCGCTTGATCGCGCAGACCGGGAGCGCGCTCGCCGCGTGGCACGCACCGGAAGCGGAACTGCGGGCACTCGGACTGCCGGAAGGCCCGCTGGCACGGCTGGTCGCTGCGCGACAAGCGGGGCTGCCCGAGAAGATCCTCGCGCAGGTCCGGCGGGTGGGCGCACGCGTCATCGTCTATCCGGACGAGGACTATCCCCCGCTCCTGCGGGAGATCGCCAGCCCACCACTCGCGCTCTTCCTGCGGGGCACCCTCCCGCCGGCCGAGGCTCCGGCCGTGGCCTTGGTCGGGACGCGCCAGGCCTCCAACTATGGGATCCAGGT
Protein-coding regions in this window:
- a CDS encoding response regulator transcription factor, with protein sequence MPTILLVEDDDTLQATIRYNLEREGYSVIVADAGEAALEQAAFARPDLVILDIMLPGLDGFQVCRQLREQSTVPILILTARDTEVDRVLGLELGADDYLTKPFSMRELLARVKALLRRRELLARELAAGFSPDILEIGPLRIDLEQRRVWREGREVALKPREFDLLAYLARHRERVCRSEELLRAVWGYDTFGDFRTLAVHVHGLREKLEDDPRRPRLIETVRGIGYRLTARSPQATRR